DNA sequence from the Methanolobus sp. ZRKC5 genome:
GTATTCAATATGAATTGGTGGGTGGTAAGAAAATGAAAATTAAACAAAATATGATGAATTGTATAGACGTAGCCTTGATAATTCTGATAATGTTTGCGGGAAATGCAGCAGCAACTCCACTAAACTATCCACCGGTGGCAGATGCCAATGGTCCTTATGAAAGCTGCGTAGGTTCAATCATAACCCTTGATGCTTCGGGTTCCTATGATCCTGATTATCCTATTGGATCAATTGTTTCATGGGAATGGGACATAGATGACGATGGAGAATTTGATGATGCTTCGGGTGAGACTGTCGACTGGACATGGGGTAGTGTCGGTGACAAAGTGGTCAGTCTCAGGGTTACCGATGATGTTGGAGCCATTGACGTTGGTTATGCCACAGTAAGAGTCAATGAATGTGGAGAAATCCCAGAGTTCCCAACAATTGCACTTCCAGTAATTGCAATACTCGGACTTGCATTCTTCTTCCAGCGTAGGAAAGACTAAAAATAATTTATTGGAGGTTTTTACCCTCAATCTATTTTTATTGTAAGTAAAATCACTTTATCAACATCCACCCCACGTTTCCAACCTCCCCCTCACATGGACATTAAGCGTAAAAGGCTTATCGTACTCAGCATTTTACTTCATATAATGCAATGTACCCTTAGAAAAACCCATTTTCTTCCATTCAGTGTAACTGATAGCAATAATCGTCTTCCTGATCTCATCCGTATCCTGTCTTTCAATCTTGTAGGAAGGATGGGTAAAATCAATCGTCCTCTTTTTACCATTCAGGAATTGAGCCAACTCCCTTGTTTTCAGTAAAAGAACATAGCTCCACATCATTGACTTATCTTGATATGTTACCTTCTTATTCATCCAAGATTGGAACTCCTCTGTAAGCTTCTTAGCTCCACTGAGTCTAAGCCTGAAAGAATAATTATCAGTCCTGATGAAGCCCTTCTTATCCATCCTTTCTGATTCTATCAGACTGATAACCGCAAAATCTACAAAAAAAACAAAAAAGTGGTTTGTGGTTTATTGAACAAGCTGTCCACCACAAAATACCGTGCTTTTTCCTAGTAGCAACTTCGTTGTACCCATCCCTTGAAAGCCTCAGGGATGCTTTATCCATATTAGATCTTCCCGGCCTCAAGCAGACTAAATACCTCCTCAGCACTGGCACGATACCACCAAATCTCCCCACTCATAGAGTAAGGTTGTACCTTCCAAATTAAATTATTTTGCGGAAGAAAAAGAAAGTGGCCTGGAAAAATACCACTTTCTACATTTAGACTTATGACCTTCTTACTAGCGTAATCAAGAAAATCACAAAGGCTGCCATCCAGAGTTCAAAACCTGGAAGTCCTTTATCTTTGACCACTGAAGAATTACCAGATATCTCAGGAATTACAGGCTTTTCCAGAATCGGAATCACTTCTGAGCTGTCAGGCAATGTCATTGAAGTTGTTGGGTCTTCTGAACTCAGTTCAACTTCGGCAATCTCACCTTTCTTTATGGGATGCTCACCATAATGCTGCAGCTGTTCTGTATTTGTATTCATAACAAAGAACTCAAAATCGCCGTCATCAAATGCTGTTATGTCCACATCATATTCATTAGTTGTTGGGAGAGTAAAATACCACAAATATCCACCCTCTTCATCAGCCATTCTTGTAATGAAAGCACCCGGGATATCAAAGACCATTTCATCATCATCAACAACACCCATCTGACGGCGACTACTGTCAGTAATCATAATATTCACCGGACATTGTCCAAAGCCCACTAATGAAGCTGTGTCCTGAACCATATCACTAGCCACGGTCCATGCAGCATATTGGTAATCATTTGGATCTTTGGTAGTATTATATTTATGTCTGGATCCTGGAGAAGTGTCGCCTGCGATCGGTGAGAATATCTTCTCCCAGTCGCCGATGGGCATTACTTCCGGTTTCTGTTGTGGCCATGGATCAAAGACCATCCCGGTCTTCTTCCAGTCAGTTCCTTTGGGATATACAACGGTTGCATGGTGTGCGCTGTATGAGCCTTCTATGGGGCCGAAATCATATCCGCTCAAAAGATGGCATTCTCCGGGATTTGACTGCATTTTACTCAGAAATACCAATACTTTATGTTGATATGCTCCACAGGTAAATTCTCCGTATTCATCATTGAAGTTAGAATAAAGGTTTGTGGCGGTGCCCGGTTTTATACCAATGAAACTTGACCATACTTTTCCTGCCTTAAGGTCCCTGTGATATGGGCCTTCGGGAATACGAAGCTGATAGAGACGGATCACCTCCTCAAGGTCTCCTTCCTTATCACAAGGACATTTTACAACTACTTCAGCCTCGGCTTTGATCTCCCCATCCATTCTGGCGAAAACAGTACAGGTACCGATCTCCTTGGAAGTGAAAACACCAGCATTGGATTTTAAAATACCTGCATTATCAATTGTTCCTATAATTACGTTCATTCTAAAATCACTAAGTGATCTGGATTGTCCAACAATCCATTTGACTTCATTGTCATCTACATCTGAATAGATGCCATTCCTTTCTTTTTTCAGAGTGAAATCGATTGTTTCACCACATTCGATCTCTTCATATGCCGGAACAATAAAGAAGTCATCTGTTTCATCTTCTGAAGCCACTAAAGTAAAACGAAGAATTGCAGAACCTTTGGGTGCTTTACTCGATACTTTCACGGCGTAAAGCGCGTGTACGCCACAATATTGAAGCTGATCACAACCTGAACTATAGGACAACACGAATTCGTCACTTGAATTATAATATCTTTTTATGGGATAGCTTCGTTTGATGAGCTCCCATTCTTTAACGTCTACTCCTTCAACTTCAATTTTAGTATCAACTCCGATCTGCTGATTTTCCCCAGTCTGATCAACGGATAATTTGATATAATCACCCCATCTTTCAACATGACACACAGGGTCGAATCCTACTATATCTTCATCAGGAAAAGTGAGCTTGAAAGTATATTTTCCCTCAGGATCCTGAAACTCATAAGTTGTAGCTGCCGAGGCAACAAATATCATTGAAGTAAAAAGCGTTATAGAAAGAATCAGAATTATAAATGCCCTACATTTTTTCAAATTTGTATATTTTAAATCCATTCATTACCACATTATAGTGAATACGTATACAAATATTTTAATATTCCGAACTAAAATTAAATCTTTCTATTTGTTGGTTTAAAGTCAACTATCCCCACATTTCCAACCGTTCCCTCACATGAACATTGAGGGTAAACGGTTTATCTCCGTTCGCATTTTTCTTCATACAGTGTAATCTCAGGTCACATCACCACCTAACTTAAACTCAACAAACACAGGATAATGATCTGATTTGGAATACTCATCGAAATTAATTGTCAATCGAAAGAATTAAATTTTTATATTTCTTTTACCTATACAAATTGTGTAGAAATGGGTGAAGAATAGCATGTACATAAAAACAAAATGTCCCACATGTGGAGAAGATCACTTCCACAACCTTCGGCTTTCCAGAAGAATATCAACAGCAGAGATTATCTCAGCTGAGATCACAGACACATGCACAAAAGAAGAGCTTGCAATATCTGTATTACATGAACTGGCAGGTCATGTATACAATGGGATATCCACGCATGAACTCTGCAAGATGCTCAAGGATAAGTTTGGTGTCCTGGAACAATACTGTTGTGATATCGTCCAGCAGCTAAAGATCGAGATGGATATGTACTGCCCGGACAGGCAGCATTTGTATTTTGTGTAGATATCATGTTATCTCGTTTTCTTCCTCTTCCACGTATAACGATGTCAATGTGGGATGCTTAGCATTCACTCTCATAACCTCACTAAACTCCTGCTGTAACTTGTTTAGCTGTTGCTGCATTGTCCCCATTTCATCCAGCTTAACCACATTTTGAGCGTTAACCTTGCTCAGTATCTCATTTTCCTGTATAGCCTTTTGATACTCAGGAGAATCCGAAAGATCAAGCTCTTTAGAGATTGTCAGATGAGCAACAAACTTCTCATATATCTTTTTCAGCTTTTCAGGATCACCCTCGTAATAAGCAGCCTTAGTATCTCCCAAAGTATGCCCCATGAAATACTCCACAATATCACTATCACATCCCTCATTTTTCAGAGTAGTATTAAAATACTTCCTCATGTTGTGACTTCTCAGGGTATTATAACAGCCCGTCCCAGTAGACAAACCAGAATCATCTGAAACACGTGCATAAATGCTAAGAATGGCTTTACTGGTCAGTCGTCTACATTCTTCATTGAAATCATCAAAATACTTGCGTGAAACATTCGCAGACACAAACAGATAACTATCAGGAGTAGTACGCCTCCGTAAATACTCATGTCTATTGTCATTAATAATCGGCCTATCTCTCCACTCCAAATATTTTAAAATAGCCTCAGAAGCCTCAGGAGAAATAAAAGTAATAAAATCAGTAGCTACCTTTTTACGCCTCATATCAAAAGTAGTGATTCCGGTATTTTCATCATAACCCTCATAAAATGACTTCAATGTCAAAGAGGAAATTTCAGCAGCACCCATCCCAGAAGACAAACCACATAAAATAATTGCTCTATTCCTGATACTTGCATGATCAAGAGCTTTTCTGATATCTTCTTTACTGGCTCTTTTCATATGCTCTTTTAAGGGCTTTGTTTTCGCTTTTCTCTGCGAGTGAGGGGTATCTATGTAAAAATACTTATAAAAAGTAGCTATAGAAGCGATATATTTCTCTATCGAACCCGGCGCTAACGGCAAACTACACCGAGTACTTTTCACGTTTTCAAGATACTGCCTGAACCTGGGCAATTTTACAAATATCTGCCGCTCAGTCATTAATTTGCCAGCTCTTATATCATCTTGAGCTTCTTGTATGAGTTCAGTAGGAGTTTGTTGAGTATAATCAGTATAGTGACTCATAGCAGTAATGTAATTTTTCCATGTCTGTTCAGCAGGAGAAACCACAGCATAAAACCGCTGCATTGTAGACTCAGATTCCAAAGACCGCCTATCTATGATATCACTTCCTCAACTTTAGAGAAAGTGGAACATCCTTAATATATGTATTGTTCAACGAGGAGTATCTTTCTGAAAATGAAGAAAGTGCTGATCAATAATAACCTATTTTATTTTTTGTTTTTTATAAACAATTGATAGTTTTATATAGGATTAAAACGGAAAACAACTGCTTGTTGCCTATGTAGAATTCGGTGCTGTAAAAATATTGAATATCAAATAAGAAGTGGTTGCAAGTGCTAGCTAGAGAAATTATTGTGGAAAAAGCGATGGAATCGATCCTAAAACTCAATGACACCATGGCCCAGAATGTTGCATATGAAGCGCTTGATGCAGGAATTGAACCTGAGTATGTTATCGAAAACGGTTATTACGCTGCGATCATTAAACTGAAGGAAATGTTTGACGAAGGGAAAGTATTCCTGCCTCATATAATTGCAGCTTCTGATGCTATGGATGCCGGAATCAAAATTTTGCTAGCATCGAAACCTGAAAGAACTCATCGGAAAAAATCGAAGGGAACCATACTTATTGGCACCATCGAAGGAGATATCCACTCCATTGGTAAGGAAATTATTGCAACATCACTTCATATAAACAGCTATAATGTTATCGACCTTGGTGTGGATGTACCTGTGGAAACTTTCGTTGAACAAGCAATACAGATATGCCCCGATGTCATAGCTACGTCTGCCCTGATGACTATTACAATGATGAACCAGATGATCCTCGAAAAGGAACTAAATGAAGCTGGCATTCGCGATGCTGTAAAGACCATGGTTGGTGGAGCTCCAGTGACTGCTGAATGGGCTATGAAAATTGGCGCTGACATGTATGGCTCTGATACTAAGGACGTCTTGACAAAGCTAAATGCTGTTTTAAAACCCAAGCTAAAAATAGGGAGTATCCTAAAAGAAAGGTAACTATTCAGCCTGATAAAAACGCTATCAATAACAATCTTGACAAAAAGTTGAAACGTAAATTTCATTAGGATCATTTATTTTGATTGTTGCTATTGATTGCTTTTTTGATTGTTAGATTGTTAGTGAGCAGACATCTCTATTTCGATGAAATCAGTACCAATAGGCAAATCGTGCCAGGCTGAATAGTTACCTTGATTTTAAGATGTTCCTTTTTTGAAAAAGCAATATGACCTTTTGTAAGTAACACCGGTACTATTGGATGAGTTGCTGAAAACAGTATAGTAATAAACAATCATCCAAGCGGCATGATTTTCAAAACCGGGACAATTTTGAATTGCATATGTGCAATCGCTCCAAAACAGGAAAATTCAGAATTTCCATCAGTAGCAATCCTGATAATGGCATTACATGTTCCAGCGCAGGGGTGTAATTTAAACTATTCACTGGATAATTATGGTTTTTACAAAAATTTCATCTTTTTAATGAAAGTAATCGTATTAAAAAAGTTGATATGGGGCCGGGATCGAGAATCGAACTCGAATCGTAGCCTCCACAGGGCTACAGGATAACCGCTACCCTACCCCGGCTCGAAG
Encoded proteins:
- a CDS encoding PKD domain-containing protein → MKIKQNMMNCIDVALIILIMFAGNAAATPLNYPPVADANGPYESCVGSIITLDASGSYDPDYPIGSIVSWEWDIDDDGEFDDASGETVDWTWGSVGDKVVSLRVTDDVGAIDVGYATVRVNECGEIPEFPTIALPVIAILGLAFFFQRRKD
- a CDS encoding CRISPR-associated protein Cas1; its protein translation is MDKKGFIRTDNYSFRLRLSGAKKLTEEFQSWMNKKVTYQDKSMMWSYVLLLKTRELAQFLNGKKRTIDFTHPSYKIERQDTDEIRKTIIAISYTEWKKMGFSKGTLHYMK
- a CDS encoding site-specific integrase, encoding MESESTMQRFYAVVSPAEQTWKNYITAMSHYTDYTQQTPTELIQEAQDDIRAGKLMTERQIFVKLPRFRQYLENVKSTRCSLPLAPGSIEKYIASIATFYKYFYIDTPHSQRKAKTKPLKEHMKRASKEDIRKALDHASIRNRAIILCGLSSGMGAAEISSLTLKSFYEGYDENTGITTFDMRRKKVATDFITFISPEASEAILKYLEWRDRPIINDNRHEYLRRRTTPDSYLFVSANVSRKYFDDFNEECRRLTSKAILSIYARVSDDSGLSTGTGCYNTLRSHNMRKYFNTTLKNEGCDSDIVEYFMGHTLGDTKAAYYEGDPEKLKKIYEKFVAHLTISKELDLSDSPEYQKAIQENEILSKVNAQNVVKLDEMGTMQQQLNKLQQEFSEVMRVNAKHPTLTSLYVEEEENEIT
- a CDS encoding methyltransferase cognate corrinoid protein; amino-acid sequence: MLAREIIVEKAMESILKLNDTMAQNVAYEALDAGIEPEYVIENGYYAAIIKLKEMFDEGKVFLPHIIAASDAMDAGIKILLASKPERTHRKKSKGTILIGTIEGDIHSIGKEIIATSLHINSYNVIDLGVDVPVETFVEQAIQICPDVIATSALMTITMMNQMILEKELNEAGIRDAVKTMVGGAPVTAEWAMKIGADMYGSDTKDVLTKLNAVLKPKLKIGSILKER